TAAACGAGCTTGCAGCTTACTAATGATTCAAGGCATTACTCCTGCCCATAAGGGACTTGGACCCTCTAGATTAATTAGTTACCTTTCGGTAAAGTAAAAGATGTCCATGCTGGGTACACACACTGTATAACAGCAATTACGGCGTCCCGATGCTTCGGGAGACTGCGTCCGAATCCACGCGTAATTGCTACCGTCGGTGCTTAGCCGAAAAAGTTTAATTTTAATCCCGTAACTGACGGTTATGCAAAACCATTGTGATGCATTTTGGCAAACCTTTCGTATAAAACAATTTCCTCTTTCCGTATCCAATAAATTAATTATATTTGTATCTAAATGGATACAACTCTTAAATGATAATTACCGAAAAAACATCTGAATTCGATAAGTGGATTAGAAAGCTAAAAGACATTCGGGCAAAATCTAAAATACTTTTCCGAATTCAAAAACTTGAAACGGATGAACACTTCGGAGATTGTAAACCTATCGGTGACGGAATTAGTGAGATGAGAATTAATTATGCTAAAGGCTACCGACTATATTTTAAAGAAAAAGACAACAAAATCGTAATCCTTTTAATTGGTGGAGATAAAGCAAGTCAACAAAAGGACATAGAGAAAGCGAAAAAAATCTGGAACAGAATAAAAAATGATTGATATGGAAACCACTAAATTTGACATAGCGGACTATTTGGACAGCGAAGACATGATTGCTGAATATCTCAATACAGTTCTCGAAGATGGAGACAGTGCTGATTTGATAGTAGCGATCGGGCATATTGCAAAGTCAATCGGAATGACCAAAATTGCGGAGAAAACTGGAATGAGCAGACCAAGTCTATACAAAGCATTATCCGATGGGGCGAAACCACAATTTGGAACAATAATGAAGGTGCTGAAAGCCATTGGTGGTCAAATCAACGTGAAACCAATATCAGCGTAAAAAAAATGACACCACATCATTGGCCCTAAGTACTTGCTTTTTCTCGCGTACTTTGGAAATTCCGCAGGAATTTCCAACTTGGTACGTAGTTGCAAAGTTAAATGCTAAACCACGCAACTACTCATAGCCGAGACCGTTATTAAGCAGCATTTAAAAAAACACTCCACGAACAATCAAAAATTTCACTTACCTTTAACGTTAGTAACGTGAAAAGATATGATATTATCCTTTGGTTCAAAAGAAACCGAACAAATCCGGAACGGAATCCGAGATAAGAAAATGCCGATCGATATTCAAAGTGTAGGACGTCGAAAATTGAGAATGTTAAATAACTCGCAAGACATTTCCGATT
This region of Aequorivita marisscotiae genomic DNA includes:
- a CDS encoding type II toxin-antitoxin system RelE/ParE family toxin, which translates into the protein MIITEKTSEFDKWIRKLKDIRAKSKILFRIQKLETDEHFGDCKPIGDGISEMRINYAKGYRLYFKEKDNKIVILLIGGDKASQQKDIEKAKKIWNRIKND
- a CDS encoding addiction module antidote protein gives rise to the protein METTKFDIADYLDSEDMIAEYLNTVLEDGDSADLIVAIGHIAKSIGMTKIAEKTGMSRPSLYKALSDGAKPQFGTIMKVLKAIGGQINVKPISA